Proteins co-encoded in one Candidatus Nezhaarchaeota archaeon genomic window:
- a CDS encoding CTP synthase, whose translation MPRSSSKAKYVFVTGGVLSSVGKGAVTASIGKMLQARGLTVTAVKIDPYINYDAGLMNPYMHGEVFVTEDGGEVDLDLGHYERFLDINLSRLNNITTGQVYWEVINKERRGDYLGRCVQIIPHITDEVKRRVRLVAERSGVDVVLVEVGGTVGDIEGLPFLEAIRQMRLEEGEEGALFVHVALVPILDVTGEFKTKPLQHSVQELRRIGIQPDVVVARSPKPIDEEAKRKIALYSNVPVDAVFTSFNVDCIYELPLILDDQGLGSYVVKRLRLSAKPPHWGPWEEVVKSFKAQDKLIEVALCGKYTKLADSYISICEALRHAAAYLNVGIRLRFIEAEELEKDPSRIEDLEGFDGVMVLPGFGPRGAEGKIMAAGYARQRGIPYLGVCFGMQLAVAEFARNVAGLKGANSTEIDPHTPHPVVDLLPEQTGVDRLGGTMRLGAQATILEPGTLAYKLYGQPVVFERHRHRYEVNPAYWGVLQREGLVFSGYSPDKRRVEYIELPGHPFYLGCQCHPEFKSRPGKPSPVYLGFVEACIERSAKRARRS comes from the coding sequence GTGCCGAGGTCGAGCTCTAAGGCTAAGTATGTCTTCGTGACGGGAGGAGTCTTAAGCTCTGTTGGGAAGGGGGCGGTGACGGCCTCCATAGGGAAGATGCTCCAGGCAAGAGGGCTGACCGTAACGGCGGTGAAGATAGACCCGTACATTAACTACGACGCTGGGCTAATGAACCCGTACATGCACGGGGAGGTCTTCGTAACAGAGGATGGAGGAGAGGTTGATCTAGACCTCGGGCACTATGAGAGGTTCCTGGACATAAACCTGAGTAGGCTCAACAACATAACCACCGGGCAGGTGTACTGGGAGGTAATTAACAAGGAGAGGCGTGGAGACTATCTGGGTAGGTGCGTTCAGATTATCCCGCACATCACCGATGAGGTCAAGCGCCGAGTAAGGCTAGTGGCGGAGAGGTCTGGGGTAGATGTAGTGCTAGTCGAAGTGGGGGGCACGGTGGGGGACATAGAAGGCCTGCCCTTCCTAGAGGCCATCAGGCAGATGAGGCTGGAGGAGGGGGAGGAGGGGGCCCTCTTCGTCCACGTAGCGCTAGTGCCCATCCTTGACGTAACGGGCGAGTTTAAGACAAAGCCACTACAGCACTCAGTCCAGGAGCTAAGGAGGATAGGCATTCAGCCGGACGTAGTGGTCGCTAGGAGCCCTAAGCCAATAGACGAGGAGGCCAAGAGGAAGATAGCGCTCTATAGCAACGTACCAGTCGACGCTGTATTCACCAGCTTTAACGTAGACTGTATCTACGAGCTACCGCTAATCTTAGACGACCAGGGCTTGGGGAGCTACGTAGTTAAGAGGCTGAGGCTGAGCGCTAAGCCTCCGCACTGGGGCCCGTGGGAGGAGGTGGTGAAGAGCTTCAAGGCACAGGACAAGCTCATTGAGGTGGCCCTCTGCGGGAAGTACACGAAGCTCGCGGATAGTTACATAAGCATATGCGAGGCCCTGAGGCATGCCGCGGCTTACCTAAACGTAGGGATTAGGCTAAGGTTCATCGAGGCAGAGGAGCTAGAGAAGGATCCCTCGAGGATAGAGGACCTGGAGGGCTTCGATGGGGTAATGGTGCTACCTGGCTTCGGCCCACGGGGGGCTGAGGGGAAGATCATGGCCGCTGGCTACGCGCGCCAGCGGGGGATCCCCTACCTCGGGGTATGCTTCGGAATGCAGCTCGCAGTTGCTGAGTTCGCCAGGAACGTGGCTGGGCTTAAGGGCGCTAACTCTACAGAGATAGACCCCCACACGCCTCACCCAGTAGTCGACCTACTGCCAGAGCAGACAGGAGTAGATAGGCTCGGGGGCACTATGAGGCTGGGGGCTCAAGCAACAATCCTAGAGCCAGGCACCTTAGCTTACAAGCTCTACGGGCAGCCAGTCGTATTCGAGCGCCACCGCCACCGCTACGAGGTAAACCCGGCCTACTGGGGAGTCTTACAGCGAGAAGGGCTAGTCTTTAGCGGCTACAGCCCAGACAAGCGGAGGGTTGAGTACATAGAGCTGCCAGGCCACCCCTTCTACTTAGGCTGCCAGTGCCACCCTGAGTTTAAGTCCAGGCCCGGTAAGCCCTCGCCAGTATACTTGGGCTTCGTAGAGGCCTGTATCGAGCGTAGCGCTAAGCGCGCCCGCCGCTCTTAA
- a CDS encoding serine/threonine protein kinase, which yields MELAEVVRSLRRSDVKLLKLLSSASSRYRYVPFEYLYEKLNLSASSLEEKLSFLNKLGLVRRNVGQYVGFELKSIGMDALALYVLTERGVVEALGPKLGVGKEADVYEAITPSGEHVAIKFHRAGRRSFKHVRKARAYLSRVRGAVACVAPVVASLREFVALKRVVEVGVSAPTPIARFKHALVTSKIEGDLLQRTRALADPEGFFNELMRNVSTALKEAGVVHGDLSEYNIIVTPREEPLIIDWPQWLSVSHPSAIKLLARDLAQLCLFFRRRFGLSVDADEALRSIGVCV from the coding sequence ATGGAGCTGGCGGAGGTGGTCCGCTCCCTAAGGAGGAGCGATGTAAAGCTCCTTAAACTCCTCTCCTCAGCTTCGAGTAGGTATCGCTACGTCCCCTTCGAGTACCTTTACGAAAAGCTCAACCTCTCAGCTTCCTCGCTCGAAGAAAAGCTCTCCTTCCTAAATAAGCTGGGGCTAGTTAGGAGGAACGTAGGCCAGTACGTGGGCTTCGAGCTTAAGTCCATCGGCATGGACGCCCTAGCCCTCTACGTTCTCACTGAGAGGGGGGTCGTAGAGGCCCTAGGCCCTAAGTTGGGCGTGGGTAAGGAGGCTGACGTCTACGAGGCGATAACGCCCAGCGGGGAGCATGTAGCCATTAAGTTTCATAGGGCTGGGCGGAGGAGCTTTAAGCACGTACGTAAGGCTAGGGCGTACTTAAGCCGCGTTAGGGGCGCGGTTGCTTGCGTAGCCCCAGTTGTAGCTTCGCTTAGGGAGTTCGTGGCGTTGAAGAGGGTCGTCGAGGTAGGGGTCTCTGCGCCAACTCCGATTGCGCGCTTTAAGCACGCCCTAGTCACCTCTAAGATCGAGGGCGACCTGCTTCAACGTACCCGTGCACTAGCAGACCCTGAGGGCTTCTTCAACGAGCTTATGCGCAACGTCTCCACGGCCCTGAAGGAGGCTGGGGTGGTTCACGGAGACTTGAGCGAGTACAACATAATCGTCACCCCTAGGGAGGAGCCCTTAATAATAGACTGGCCTCAGTGGCTGAGTGTAAGCCACCCTTCAGCGATTAAGCTTCTAGCGAGAGACCTAGCCCAGCTATGCCTCTTCTTTAGGAGGCGCTTCGGCCTTAGCGTCGACGCCGACGAGGCGCTGAGGAGCATAGGGGTGTGCGTTTGA
- a CDS encoding DUF460 domain-containing protein, producing the protein MTEERLILGVDISAGSSPSSLAQPCYSLAILDGRGSVVRCAGRVKLRGLVKYAWRFKPAILAIDNVYELAESKARLLKLLRSLPPGIKIVQVTGHPRSARPLVEVAALRGLQAPSKPTPLQTAILCAKLALMGEGCEVKLLEPEVRIVVSRARSPGAGGMSQDRFKRDVASQVLQAVREVCESLKSRGIDYDLFLRGSKHRPEGALIVAYAPRGELRGVVSPYEGRGVKVKVYEPPSEDIAFVPREASYASSSRQGRYLIVGIDPGVVMGVAVLELGGRPLLLMSRRGLDRLRLSSLILSYGTPLIVASDVNPPPAFVERLSSSLNAVLYAPPSALSVDEKRKLALDFVEEHGLRVGDSHQRDALAAALKAFMHYRNKFEQVESHVKLVGAGVPVDEVKALVVRGLSIQEAIKRLSPQAPEPSAQLARPQLDSERLKEELRVLREKVVEQQRQIDSLELERASLLKSIKELSERLKEMEGCVERLRSEQALKARESLEVRRLESQLESSKAYALKLERRVRALEEELRSLAEVLLRWARGELRLLKPLSALTSSSIAEGVRELSLKHGDLVLVRDASSGSPEAVEALARLRVEGLVSLTSISPEARQALIKRQLAFLESPSLDILWAGGLAFAPSAKLNELLSESKRRVEEEGGELAEKSLRDILAKYKLSRSRALANGHSTVS; encoded by the coding sequence TTGACTGAGGAGCGCTTAATCCTCGGCGTTGATATAAGCGCTGGCAGCAGCCCATCCTCCCTAGCTCAGCCCTGCTACTCCCTCGCTATTCTAGACGGCCGCGGCTCAGTGGTTCGCTGTGCCGGGAGGGTGAAGTTGAGGGGCTTAGTTAAGTACGCTTGGCGCTTTAAGCCAGCTATCTTAGCGATAGACAACGTCTACGAGCTCGCTGAGAGCAAAGCGAGGCTCCTGAAGCTCCTAAGGTCCCTCCCCCCAGGCATTAAGATAGTCCAGGTCACCGGCCACCCGCGCTCCGCTAGGCCTCTGGTCGAAGTCGCGGCCTTAAGAGGCCTCCAGGCCCCCTCAAAGCCTACTCCTCTACAAACAGCTATTCTGTGCGCCAAGCTGGCGTTGATGGGTGAGGGCTGCGAAGTTAAGCTCCTAGAGCCCGAGGTCAGGATAGTGGTATCTAGGGCTAGAAGCCCCGGCGCAGGAGGGATGAGCCAGGACCGCTTCAAGAGAGACGTCGCCTCTCAAGTCCTTCAGGCTGTGCGTGAAGTTTGCGAGTCCCTTAAGTCTAGGGGGATCGACTACGACCTGTTCCTCAGGGGCTCTAAGCATAGGCCTGAGGGAGCCCTCATCGTGGCCTACGCGCCTAGGGGCGAGCTCCGGGGCGTTGTGAGCCCCTACGAGGGGAGGGGGGTTAAGGTTAAGGTCTACGAGCCTCCTAGCGAGGACATAGCCTTCGTACCTAGGGAAGCCTCCTACGCATCGAGCAGTAGGCAAGGTAGGTACTTGATCGTGGGGATAGACCCCGGCGTAGTGATGGGGGTGGCTGTCTTAGAGCTAGGGGGTAGGCCCCTCTTACTGATGAGTAGGAGGGGCCTCGATAGGCTCCGCCTATCTAGCCTCATCTTGAGCTACGGCACGCCCTTAATCGTGGCCTCCGACGTAAACCCTCCCCCAGCCTTCGTCGAGAGGCTCAGCTCGTCTCTAAACGCAGTCCTGTACGCTCCTCCCTCGGCCCTGAGCGTTGATGAGAAGCGCAAGCTGGCCCTAGACTTCGTGGAGGAGCACGGCTTAAGGGTCGGCGATAGCCATCAAAGGGACGCTTTAGCAGCAGCGCTCAAGGCCTTTATGCACTATCGAAATAAGTTTGAGCAGGTGGAGTCCCACGTGAAGCTCGTGGGGGCAGGGGTGCCCGTCGACGAGGTTAAGGCGCTAGTCGTAAGGGGCTTAAGCATTCAGGAGGCTATTAAGCGCCTCTCTCCTCAAGCCCCTGAGCCCTCAGCGCAGTTAGCTAGGCCTCAGCTAGATAGTGAGAGGCTTAAGGAGGAGCTGAGGGTCCTTCGAGAGAAGGTAGTGGAGCAGCAAAGGCAAATCGACTCCTTAGAGCTAGAGAGGGCCTCCCTACTCAAGTCGATTAAGGAGCTTTCTGAGAGGCTGAAGGAGATGGAGGGCTGCGTTGAGAGGCTGCGTAGTGAACAGGCACTAAAGGCCAGGGAGTCGTTGGAAGTCAGGAGGCTAGAGTCTCAGCTAGAGAGCTCTAAGGCCTACGCGCTTAAGCTAGAGCGTAGGGTTAGGGCCCTCGAGGAGGAACTGAGGAGCCTCGCGGAAGTACTGTTGAGGTGGGCTAGAGGGGAGCTTAGGCTACTTAAGCCACTAAGCGCCCTTACTTCTTCAAGCATCGCGGAGGGGGTGAGGGAGCTTAGCTTGAAGCACGGAGACCTAGTCTTAGTCAGGGACGCTAGCTCTGGAAGCCCCGAGGCTGTTGAGGCGCTGGCGAGGCTGAGGGTGGAGGGCTTAGTATCGCTGACTAGCATTAGCCCAGAGGCTAGGCAGGCGCTTATTAAGCGCCAACTGGCCTTCCTTGAATCGCCTAGCCTAGACATACTGTGGGCTGGGGGGCTTGCCTTCGCCCCCTCAGCTAAGCTTAACGAGCTTCTATCTGAGTCTAAGCGGCGAGTAGAAGAGGAGGGCGGGGAGCTAGCCGAGAAGTCCCTGAGGGACATCTTAGCTAAGTATAAGCTTAGTAGGAGTAGGGCTCTAGCAAACGGGCACTCTACCGTAAGCTAA
- a CDS encoding methionine adenosyltransferase, giving the protein MQRLFIERLEQVPLEEQRIEIVERKGLGHPDYICDSIMNRASIELAKEYLERVGYIMHHNLDKGLLAAGEVEVRFGGGVVKRPMLLVFGDRATFRVDGEEIPVADIVVGAAKQWIKENLRFVDPTEHVRYQVEIKQGSEALTDIFKRRAKKVLGANDTSAAVGYAPLTRTEKLVLGLENFLNSKEFKERYPETGEDVKVMGFRKDDSVELTVAMAFVDRFISSEEEYFKRKEEVYEAIREFLEERSPFKKTIATLNSLDRRRRGIGGVYLTVLGTSADGADCGQVGRGNRVNGVIPLNRPVSSEAAAGKNPVSHVGKIYNVLAHRIAEKIYSKVPGISEVYVWLLSRIGEPVNKPRATVAQLIPERGVKLSELRGQVRDVVEEELGGIEKFCEDLAYGRVPVC; this is encoded by the coding sequence ATGCAGAGGCTCTTCATCGAGAGGCTAGAGCAGGTCCCGCTTGAAGAGCAGAGGATAGAGATAGTGGAGCGTAAGGGGCTCGGGCACCCAGACTACATCTGCGACTCGATAATGAACAGGGCCTCTATAGAGCTAGCGAAGGAGTACCTAGAGAGGGTGGGCTACATAATGCACCACAACCTAGACAAGGGGCTCTTAGCCGCAGGGGAGGTTGAAGTTAGGTTTGGCGGAGGGGTAGTTAAGAGGCCCATGCTCCTCGTCTTCGGAGACAGGGCTACGTTCCGCGTAGATGGGGAAGAGATACCAGTGGCGGACATAGTCGTAGGGGCTGCTAAGCAGTGGATAAAAGAGAACCTGAGGTTCGTCGACCCCACGGAGCACGTTAGGTACCAAGTAGAAATTAAGCAGGGCTCTGAGGCCCTGACGGACATCTTTAAGCGCAGGGCTAAGAAGGTCCTGGGGGCAAACGACACCTCTGCGGCCGTAGGCTACGCTCCACTAACTAGGACCGAGAAGCTAGTACTGGGCTTAGAGAATTTCTTAAACTCAAAGGAGTTTAAGGAGCGCTACCCAGAGACTGGCGAGGACGTTAAGGTAATGGGCTTTAGGAAGGACGACTCCGTAGAGCTAACCGTGGCCATGGCCTTCGTGGACAGGTTCATAAGCTCTGAGGAGGAGTACTTTAAGCGTAAGGAGGAGGTGTACGAGGCGATACGAGAGTTCCTAGAGGAGCGCTCCCCCTTTAAGAAGACCATCGCTACCCTGAACAGCCTAGACAGGAGGCGTAGGGGGATAGGTGGAGTGTACCTGACCGTGCTCGGCACCTCGGCTGACGGAGCCGACTGCGGACAAGTGGGGAGGGGCAATAGGGTTAATGGAGTAATACCGCTAAACAGGCCGGTGAGCTCTGAGGCTGCCGCTGGGAAGAACCCTGTGTCCCACGTGGGCAAGATATACAACGTGCTAGCCCACCGCATAGCAGAGAAGATCTACTCTAAGGTCCCTGGGATTAGCGAGGTCTACGTGTGGCTCTTAAGTAGGATAGGGGAGCCCGTCAATAAGCCTAGGGCTACCGTAGCTCAGCTCATACCTGAGCGTGGAGTAAAGCTAAGCGAGCTAAGGGGGCAGGTGAGAGATGTAGTTGAGGAGGAGCTAGGGGGCATAGAGAAGTTCTGCGAAGACTTAGCTTACGGTAGAGTGCCCGTTTGCTAG
- the thiC gene encoding phosphomethylpyrimidine synthase ThiC gives MRGIGAEEVRRVALKEGVPEDWLSQRIERGTVVVLSGHRLDVEPVAVGEGVSVKVNVNVGTSTDLCDPNLELEKAKLSVKYGADTVMDLSTAEPVEAVRRMLLKELSVPIGTVPIYEAAIRSVSRGGAIVDVTVDDVFNAIESHAKDGVSFMTIHAGVTKRVVEGLKRHPRVAGVVSRGGALLAAWILHHGEENPLYANFDYLLEQAREYGFAISLGDGLRPGCLADAQDWAQMAELLEMASLIKRAMKAGVQVIVEGPGHVPLNQVEASVRVAKSLTNNAPLYTLGPLVTDVAPGYDHIVLAIGGAVAAAAGADFLCAVYRSEHLGLALLEDVKDSVVATKIAAHVGDTVRLGERAMSWDRAISEARARLDWEAQFKLALDPEEARRIHGRVPSKGPACSVCGRYCVYLILSKYLGASAQGI, from the coding sequence TTGAGGGGGATCGGGGCTGAGGAGGTAAGGCGGGTAGCCTTAAAGGAGGGGGTCCCAGAGGACTGGCTCTCTCAGCGCATCGAGAGAGGTACCGTCGTAGTTTTAAGTGGGCATAGGCTCGACGTAGAGCCGGTCGCCGTGGGCGAGGGAGTGAGCGTTAAGGTGAACGTTAACGTAGGCACCTCTACAGACCTCTGCGACCCTAACTTAGAGCTCGAGAAGGCTAAGCTCTCAGTGAAGTATGGAGCAGACACGGTCATGGACCTCTCCACGGCTGAGCCCGTAGAGGCTGTCAGGAGGATGCTTCTAAAGGAGCTCAGCGTCCCGATCGGGACCGTCCCGATCTACGAAGCTGCCATTAGGTCGGTTAGTAGGGGAGGGGCCATTGTAGACGTGACCGTGGACGACGTCTTCAACGCCATTGAGAGCCACGCTAAGGACGGAGTGAGCTTCATGACCATCCACGCGGGCGTTACGAAGAGGGTGGTTGAAGGGCTTAAGCGCCACCCGAGGGTGGCCGGGGTCGTTAGCCGAGGGGGGGCGCTCTTAGCTGCTTGGATTCTACACCACGGTGAAGAGAACCCTCTATATGCTAACTTCGACTACTTGCTTGAGCAAGCGCGAGAGTATGGGTTTGCGATAAGCCTAGGCGACGGCTTAAGGCCTGGCTGCTTAGCCGATGCCCAGGACTGGGCGCAGATGGCTGAGCTGCTGGAGATGGCTTCGCTAATTAAGAGGGCTATGAAGGCTGGGGTGCAGGTGATAGTTGAGGGGCCTGGCCACGTACCCTTAAACCAGGTGGAGGCCAGCGTAAGGGTGGCTAAGTCCCTCACTAACAACGCCCCCCTCTACACGCTAGGGCCCCTAGTGACCGATGTAGCCCCCGGCTACGACCACATAGTACTAGCCATAGGCGGCGCAGTAGCTGCAGCTGCTGGAGCCGACTTCCTGTGCGCTGTATACAGGTCGGAGCACTTAGGCTTAGCCCTCCTCGAGGACGTTAAGGATAGCGTGGTGGCTACGAAGATAGCTGCTCACGTAGGCGACACGGTTAGGCTTGGTGAGAGGGCGATGAGCTGGGATAGGGCTATTTCAGAGGCTAGAGCTAGGCTAGACTGGGAGGCTCAGTTTAAGCTAGCCCTAGACCCTGAGGAGGCTAGGAGGATCCACGGTAGAGTGCCCTCTAAAGGCCCCGCCTGCTCAGTCTGCGGGAGGTACTGTGTCTACTTAATCTTGTCTAAGTACCTAGGGGCCAGCGCTCAAGGTATCTAG
- a CDS encoding methyltransferase domain-containing protein, with the protein MARRVSTPKYYDELSRSYSELYGPEQLRKHTLALSLVETSRGAVILDVGCGDGSLISMAAGKCSLAVGVDSSRRMVKLAWRRLKRRACLVLADAESLPFRDGSFDAAFVITVLQNLSSPRRGLSEVRRVLKGGGVCVATWLKKAKLKHSFEGLLRGAGLRPIKLLDLEGVQDLMSLSIKEEFEPKAYLRRIRNVRRGLELRSLIIKMLRGESLTIRKLAEKAGCSYSSAFRQVKNLEREGIVERLDNRPAKWKLTGRGQACIRDYLDTLSAGP; encoded by the coding sequence ATGGCCCGCAGGGTCTCCACCCCCAAGTACTACGACGAACTATCGAGGAGCTACAGTGAGCTCTACGGCCCTGAGCAGCTGAGGAAGCACACCTTGGCCTTAAGCCTAGTAGAGACGAGCAGGGGCGCAGTGATTTTAGACGTGGGCTGCGGAGATGGATCCCTAATCTCCATGGCCGCGGGCAAGTGCTCGCTGGCCGTAGGCGTCGACTCCTCAAGGAGGATGGTTAAATTAGCGTGGAGGAGGCTTAAGCGTAGGGCGTGCCTAGTCCTCGCCGACGCGGAGAGCCTGCCTTTCAGAGATGGCTCCTTCGACGCGGCCTTCGTCATCACTGTCCTTCAGAACCTCTCGAGCCCTAGGAGGGGGCTTAGTGAAGTTAGGAGGGTGCTGAAGGGCGGAGGGGTGTGCGTAGCCACTTGGCTAAAGAAGGCTAAGCTCAAGCATAGCTTCGAGGGCCTATTGAGGGGGGCTGGACTAAGGCCTATTAAGCTCCTCGACCTAGAAGGTGTCCAGGACTTAATGTCGCTAAGCATAAAGGAGGAGTTTGAGCCCAAGGCCTACCTTAGGCGCATAAGGAACGTGAGGAGGGGGCTTGAGCTAAGGAGCTTAATTATTAAGATGCTCAGGGGGGAGAGCTTGACCATAAGGAAGCTGGCTGAGAAAGCTGGCTGTAGCTACTCCTCAGCCTTTAGGCAGGTCAAGAACCTAGAGCGCGAGGGGATAGTCGAGAGGCTGGACAACCGCCCAGCTAAGTGGAAGCTGACTGGTAGAGGGCAAGCGTGCATCAGGGACTACCTAGATACCTTGAGCGCTGGCCCCTAG
- the cyaB gene encoding class IV adenylate cyclase codes for MELELELKAQASIRAAEAKLRMLGASLTSEGEEVDLYFQHPCRDFSSTDEALRLRRRGGAAFLTYKGPRLDGVGACKARSEAELSVSSFEGAAELLRLLGFREVAEIRKHRSVYKLGDLTIHLDRVEGLGEFVEVECSSNTSTLEEAKSRLIKIARELGVEADRATTKSYLELYLEALGHG; via the coding sequence GTGGAGCTTGAGCTTGAGCTAAAGGCTCAGGCCTCGATAAGGGCAGCTGAGGCTAAGCTAAGGATGCTCGGGGCCTCTCTAACTAGCGAGGGTGAGGAAGTAGACCTCTACTTCCAGCATCCATGTAGAGACTTCTCCTCTACTGACGAAGCGCTTAGGCTACGTAGGCGCGGGGGGGCCGCGTTCCTAACCTACAAGGGCCCTAGGCTTGATGGCGTAGGGGCCTGTAAGGCGAGGAGTGAGGCAGAGCTGTCAGTATCCAGCTTCGAGGGGGCTGCGGAGCTCTTAAGGCTCCTAGGCTTTAGGGAGGTAGCTGAGATCAGGAAGCACAGATCTGTCTATAAGCTAGGCGACCTCACCATCCACCTAGACCGCGTTGAAGGCCTAGGCGAATTCGTTGAAGTAGAGTGCTCGAGTAACACCTCTACGTTAGAGGAGGCTAAGTCTAGGCTCATAAAAATAGCCAGAGAGCTCGGGGTGGAGGCCGATAGAGCTACAACTAAGTCCTACCTGGAGCTCTACTTAGAGGCGCTTGGCCATGGTTAA
- the larB gene encoding nickel pincer cofactor biosynthesis protein LarB, whose amino-acid sequence MVKGVLERLLRGELSLLEAERMIKGMLNVEVVDSIARLDVWREARRKVPEIILAPGKPVGLVAELAIKMAEATGRSLVSKAKPEHLAEVLKRLSEGYEAKLYEASGLIVVKKAGFQVEGGGRVGLLTGGVADVGVAEEVEVVAREMGCEVYKFTDVGVANLARLREAVAKLWEADVDVVVVAAGREGALASVVASLVEVPVIGVPVSTGEGLGGRGVAALFSMLQSCSLGLAVVNIDGGVAAGVVASLIANRASKFRAVKKSST is encoded by the coding sequence ATGGTTAAGGGGGTGCTGGAGAGGCTTCTTCGAGGAGAACTGAGTCTACTTGAAGCAGAGAGGATGATTAAGGGGATGCTGAACGTAGAGGTAGTCGACAGCATAGCTAGGCTGGACGTTTGGAGAGAGGCTAGGAGGAAGGTCCCTGAGATAATATTAGCGCCGGGTAAGCCGGTGGGCTTGGTAGCTGAGCTAGCCATTAAGATGGCTGAGGCCACTGGGCGGTCCCTTGTAAGCAAGGCTAAGCCTGAGCACCTAGCTGAGGTCTTGAAGAGGCTGAGCGAGGGCTACGAGGCTAAGCTCTATGAGGCCTCGGGCCTAATAGTGGTGAAGAAGGCTGGCTTCCAAGTCGAGGGTGGGGGGAGGGTGGGCCTCCTGACTGGGGGGGTGGCTGACGTAGGCGTAGCTGAGGAAGTGGAAGTCGTAGCTAGGGAGATGGGCTGTGAAGTCTACAAGTTTACGGACGTAGGCGTAGCTAACCTCGCTAGGCTGAGGGAGGCCGTGGCTAAGCTCTGGGAGGCCGACGTAGACGTAGTGGTTGTCGCCGCCGGCCGTGAGGGGGCCTTAGCGTCCGTCGTAGCTAGTCTGGTCGAAGTGCCCGTCATAGGGGTGCCCGTCTCGACTGGTGAGGGGCTGGGCGGCAGGGGGGTCGCAGCCCTATTCTCGATGCTTCAGAGCTGTAGCCTAGGGCTAGCGGTCGTCAATATCGACGGGGGCGTCGCGGCCGGAGTCGTGGCTAGCCTAATTGCTAATAGAGCCTCTAAGTTCAGAGCTGTCAAGAAGAGCTCTACGTGA